The Syntrophotalea acetylenivorans genome contains the following window.
CGAACACTTGATCAGCGGACCTTTCTGGTGGTCGGGATTACTCTGCAGGTGTTTTTTCAGGCTTACATGCGAAGTAAGGTCCACTCCACATGTTGAGCATTTGATCAGTGGGTGCGTTGCGGTGGTAATCTTATGTTCTGGATGGCTTTTTACATGCTGCTCCGCGGCCGATTTGGAGGTGAAGTCCACACCACAGGTGGAACATTTGATGAGAATGCTGGCGTCCTCGGCTTGAGGGGCTGCCATTAATGTCCCCGTGGAACCGAAGGCGACAAACGCTGAAACCAATATTGCGAGAACTAGAAATCTTGACATGTCTGACTCCTCGTAAATAGTTTGCCCTTCTTTTATTCTATGCTATCTCGCCAATTTAAATCTATTAGCAAGTCCAACTTTTTTCTTTGACCGCTTTTCCAACCCGGTTTTTCGGCTGTCAGGGCTTAAAGCCATAAATGCTCAGGTAACTGTAGTCGCCCTTACAGTTAATGGGATAAATATAACGGAATAGGGCGGCGCAATGCATGGACCCTCGACCAAAGGGTAAGAGTCCGCCGGACAAGGGCTCGGTTGGAACGGGGGGCGAGCCTAAAAAGCTCGAAGGTGACTTATGGCTGTTAAGGCGGTGGGAGTTAAGAGGATTTCCGGTCCAACGACCGGTACTGAATCGCTTCGGCCAGGTGCGATTGGTGAATCTGCTCTTCTCCGGCCAGGTCGGCGATAGTTCGGACTACTTTGAGGATGCGAGTGTAGGTGCGGGCCGAGAAGCCGAGCCGGTCGGTGACCGTCTCCATTAATTTCTGGCCTGCTTCGTCGAGGGAGCAAAAGCGGCGCATCTGGCGAGGGGTCATGGCCGCGTTGCACACTGTGGAACTGGTGGAAAAGCGTTGCTGTTGCCGCAGGCGGGCTTGTTTTACCCTTTCGCGAATGGTCTCGCTGGCCTCTGCCTCGCCGCTGGCCGAGAGCTCTTTGTGGCTGATTCGCGGCACCTCGATGTGCAGGTCAATGCGGTCGAGCAATGGTCCGGACAGGCGGTTGCGGTAGCGGCGGGTCATCAGCGGAGTGCAGCTGCATTCGTGCAACGTATCGCCAAGATACCCACAGGGGCAGGGGTTCATGGCCGCCACCAGCATGAAATCGGAGGGATAGGTGAGGGTTGAGGCCGCTCGGCTGATGGTGACAACGCCGTCCTCCAGGGGCTGGCGCAACATTTCCAATACATTCTTCTTGAATTCGGGCAACTCATCGAGAAACAGCACCCCATTGTGTGCTAAGGAAACTTCACCCGGTTTGGGTACCGTGCCACCGCCGATCAGGCCGGCGTCGGATATGGAGTGATGGGGGCTGCGAAATGGTCGAGTGCAGACCAGGGCGTCCTGCCGGGGCAGCAGGCCGACGATGGAATGGATCTTGGTGGTGACCAGCGCCTCGTCGAAGCAGAGGGCGGGCAGAATGCTTGGCAGGCGCCTGGCGAGCATGGTTTTGCCGCTGCCTGGCGGCCCGACCATGAGCAGATTATGACCGCCGCTGGCGGCGACTTCGAGGGCCCGCTTAACATGTTCCTGGCCACGGACTTCGGCAAAATCCACCGGATGCATGGACGACTGAATAAAAAGATCGTCCCTGTCCATGGGACAGGGTTCCAAGGCTCCTTCGCCGTTAAGAAAGTCGACCAGTTGGCCAAGATCGGAGACGCCGTAGACCGGCAGATCGCCGGCGATGGCTCCTTCGCGGGCATTATCCGCGGGCAGGATCAGGGCTGTGGCGCCCCATTGGCGAGCAGCTACAGCCACTGGCAGGGCGCCACGCACCGGCTTGATCAGCCCGTCGAGGCTCAGTTCGCCCATGAAGGCGAAACGGCGAGGTCGATGGTTTTTGATCACTCCGGTGGCGGCGAGAATGCCGATGGCCATGGGCAAATCAAAAGCGGTACCATCCTTTTTGATATCAGCCGGCGCCAGGTTGATGGTGATGCGTCGCACCGGGAAGTCGTAGCCCGAGTTCTTGATAGCCGACTTGACCCGGTCCTTACTTTCTTTGACTGCTCCTTCGGCGAGGCCGACGGTGGCGAACTGGGGCAGGCCCTGGGCGATATCGACTTCCACCTCTACCGGATAGGCATCGATTCCGATCAGGGCTCCGGACAATACTTTGGCCAGCATGGTTTCTCCTCATGCGGTGGCGTTGTCCCTCTAACTGCCCGCCGCTAGCTAAATTTCGTCGAGATATTTTTCCGTGGCGATAGCGGCCACAGCGCCGTCGCCGACAGCGGTGGCGATCTGCTTGAGGATTTTGCTGCGTACATCACCGGCGGCAAAGACGCCTGGCATGGAGGTGCGGCATTCTTCATCGGTGACGATGTAACCCTCGTTGTTTAGTTGTAGTACTTCCGCCAGGAAGCGGGCCTTGGGGATCACACCTATGGCAAAGAAGACCCCTTCTACCGCCAGGGAACTTTTCTCGCCGGTTTTTTTGTTGGCGAGACGCAATTCGTTGACCCCACGCTGGTCGGCAAGGACTTCTTCCGGGATCGTATCCCAGAGCACTTCGATTTTATCGTTGGCCAAAACACGCTCTTGCAGGGTTTTTGTGGCTCGCAATTGATCGCGGCGATGGATCAGATAAACTTTGCTGGCAAAACGGGTCAGAAATAAGGCTTCTTCGGCGGCTGTATCCCCACCACCGACCACGGCTACCGGAACTTCGCGAAAGAAAGCGCCATCGCAGGTGGCACAATAAGAGACCCCGCGGCCGGTAAGTTTTTCTTCGCCGGGGATACCGAGTTTGCGGGGTTCGGCTCCGGTAGTGATGATGACCGCCTTGGCGCGCAGTTCTTTGCCGTCGACGGTGACCACCTTGTGGTCTCCGGCATCGACCAGTTTCTGTGCTTCACCGTTGCTGATCTGCAGGCCAAACTCCTGGCAGTGCTCATGAAAACGTCCTACCAGGTCCGGACCGTCGATTCCCCCCGGAAAGCCGGGATAGTTCTCTACCTTGGTGGTGGTCATGACTTGACCGCCCACCAGCATCTGCTCCACCAGCAGAGTGTTCAGTTTGGCGCGGGAAGTGTAGAGGCCGGCGGTCAGGCCGGCCGGGCCTCCACCGATGATGATTACGTCATAAAGCTGGTCGTCCATGAAAAACTCCTTAGTGGTGCTCGCAAGGCGAGTTGTTTATAGCATAATTTTTATTAGTTGTGAATAATGAAAGAGGGCGCGGTTTATAGAGTTGAAGGCTCCCCCTTGCCTGTTATTGCCGATTGCCCTATGATGGGCGCGCTCTTTTACCATATGTAATGCCAGCCGGACAACAGGGTTGTCAAATGACGAAAAAAAAGCGAAAAACACCGTCAAAACCATCTATAGGACGCCGCCTGGGCGGTTTCTTGTTCTGGACAGCGCTATTTCTGCTGCTCCTGGGCGCTGCCGACCAGGCACTGCTGCGCCTGACTCCGAAGAACTCGCTGTTGGCCGAGCTGCAGGATTGTTATCTGGACCTTCGCCGTCGCCTGCTGACCCGCCCGCCGGATTCCATCGAAGGGTTGTTAGAGCAGACCCCCTCCCCGAAAAAAAGCTATTTCTACGCGGATCGTCAAGGTGAACTTCATTTCGTTGAAAGTCTGCAAGAGGTTCCGCTTCCTTACCGCAACGATGCCCAGCCGTTGACAGATTAGCGATGGCGTAGCATAAAGTCCACTCTCCTTCTTTGCAGCTCCTTTTCGACCCACGGCTGCAGCTATGAATCTTCAAACGAGCTAAAGACTGTTCTCAATTATCCCAATTTTCTCTTCGGCCGGTATTGTCCGCCAAGATCCAGGCCGTTGCGAAGACATCAATCAGAGCAGAGTACCGTAGATTTCCGGCCGCCGATCGTGCCAGGCTGGAATTTCTTTCCGATAGGCGTTCATGTCGGCAAAGTCGAGCAGTGCTGTTGCTTCGGTAGCCTCCTCTCCTCCTTCAGCAAGGAATTCACCCCGCGGAGAAACAATCAGGCTCATACCAAAAAAACTCAGGCTGCCCAGCTGACCGCAGCTGTTGGTGGCGACCAGGAAGAACTGATTTTCAATCGCTCGGGCTCGTATCAGGGTGCGCCAGTGTAGCTGACGAGGGCTTGGCCATTGAGCGGGCAGGCAGACCACTTCTGCTCCATCCAGTGCCAGCTTCCGAAACATCTCGGGAAAGCGCAGATCGTAGCAGATGGCGACCCCGAGGCGCCCGGCAGAGGTGGCTATCACAAGGGTTGAGTCGCCCGAAGCCAGGAAGCGGTCTTCTTTCATCGGTGAAAAAAGGTGCAGTTTGCGATAGCGACCGACTTCCTGTCCTCGATCATGAATGAAGGCTGTGTTGTACAGAGAACCCCGGTCCTTTTCCGGCATACTTCCGACGATTACCATATTGAGGTTTGCGGATAGTTCACTTAGTTCGGCCGCAATCCGTGGTGTTGCATCAGCCAATGTGGGGAGTCGTTTGTAGTCGTAGCCGCTACTCCACATTTCAGGCAGTACGGCCAAGTGCGCGCCATGAGTGTGGGCCCGTTGAATGGCTATGCGTGCCTGCTTCAGGTTGGCGTCGACATCCCCGGCAACGATGGGAAACTGTATGGCAGAGGCGCAAATTCCGGCGTTCATGGAAAACCTTTTCCTGTAGGGCAGGTTTAAGAATGGCTAATATTTTTCTGCACCAGCTTGAACAAGCAAATTTAGGATCCGGAAAATCAGGTTGCATTGAGAGCTATAGGAAGTCGATCTCTTTATCTAAAGGCAAAGCCTCTAGATAGCGGCTTGTTCCCGGCGCCAAGAAGAATGGCGAAGCTCGATTATAGTCCAGAGCCTTAGGTAGGGCAAGTTGCTCGCCTGAAAGGGAATGCAGCCGGGTGTGTAATCAATTTCGCTGGGTGGATACGATGCTTGACCCCCATCTGTAACCGTGCTAAAAATCCTGTGTTGAAGCGGCTTGGACCTTGGTTGGGGGCGCTTTCTGCCCTAGCTCAAAAGGTCTTGAGATGTTCGGCCTTTGTTTGCCTAAGCACCGGATTCTCTGAAGTCCTGTTGCTCTGGCCCTCGCCTGATCCTTGTTAGGCATGCGCCCGTTGCTTTGCCCGCCGGAGGAAAGTTCTGTTCATGGCCACCAAAATCGCCACCTTTATTACCATGCTTCTGTTCTGGGTGATGCTGTCGGGCATGTTCGATGCCTTCCATTTTTCCCTGGGGATGGTCAGCTGTCTGCTGGTGACCCTGTTCAGTCAAGAACTCCTCTTCTATGGCGGTAAAAAAAGATCCTGGATCCTGGGCACCCTCGGTGCAATGCTCTATTTTCCCTGGTTGTTCTGGCAGATTATCCTGGCCAATCTGGAGGTGGCTTATATCGTCTTGCATCCAAAGATGCTCGATAGGATCGATCCGCACCTGGTCCGTTTTAAAACCCGGCTCCAGCGGCCCATTGCTAGGGTCGCCTTCGCTCAATCGATTACCCTGACCCCCGGAACCATTACCGTCGATCTCCACGACGACCAATTCACTGTCTATGCCCTGACCCGCAGCGCCGCCGAATCCCTTCCCGGGGAGATGGAACGGCGAGTCGGCAAGGCCCTTGATTCGGCATCCTGATGGAAAACTTATTTCTTGCTAGCGGTATGATCTTTATGGTTTTGGTAGCCCTCTGTCTGCTTCGTGTGGTCGGCGGGCCGACAGTTCTCGACCGGATTCTTGGCGCCAATGTCATCGGCACCAAGGTGACCGTACTGCTTCTGATCATCGGAGTCTTGTATAACAAGGTCGAAATGTTTGTCGACATAGCCATCGCCTATGCTTTGTTGAACTTTATTACCACCCTTGGAGCGGCCAAGTATTTCCTGCACCGCAAAAAGGCAGGTTTGCAGGAAAACGACTGACGGAAAGGACGCTGGTATGCACTGGATTGCTGGCTTTTTGATAGTGGCAGGTCTGTTCTTTTTTGCCGTGGGGGTTCTCGGCATCCTGCGCTTCCCCGATTTTTACACCCGTCTGCACGCTGCAGGTAAATGTGATTCCCTGGCTGCAGTGCTGATTATCGCCGGCGTCGCTCTCTACAATTTGACAGACTATTCTTTTGCCAATTTGCTGGTCAGTTTAAAAATCATGGCCATTGCGGTGTTTGTATTCGTCGCCAGTCCCACAGCGACTCATGCTATTACCAAGGCGGCGCTGGTGATCGGCGTTGAGCCCTGGAGCCGAAAGGATCGGGATCAATGATCTGGCAACTCGATCAATTTGCTCTGCTGCTGGTGGTGATCTGCGCGGTGGCGGTTATTACCGTTCGCGACCTGCTTAGCGCAGCGGTTATCTTCGGCGTCTACAGCTTTCTCATGTGCCTGTTGTGGGCCAAGATGGGGGCGGTGGACGTGGCTTTTACCGAGGCGACGGTTGGCGCCGGCATCAGTACCGTGCTGTTTATTGCCGCCATCTATCGCACCACGCGAAGGAGCAAGGATTGAAAATATTCGCCTTACTCGCCACCTTGGCAACCGGTATCGTACTGTTATACGGCACGGGCGATTTCGCGCCTTGGGGCGACCCGAATTCGCCGGCCAACAGCCACCTGTCGCCGGTTTATATCGAGCGCGCGGTGGAGGAAACCCACGTGCCCAACCTGGTAACGGCCATTCTCGGCGATTATCGTGGTTACGATACCATGTTTGAAACGGTGGTTATCTACTGTGCCGGGATGGCGGTAGTCAGCGTCCTGCGAAGGAGCCGTTCATGAAACAGCTTCAGGAGCAGGCCGGTCGGAACCCGGAGGGGGACAACCTGATCATTCGTACAGCAGTGCGTTTGTTGGTGCCCTTCATCCAGTTGTACGGCCTGTATGTCATTGTTCACGGCCATTACAGCCCCGGCGGCGGGTTTCAGGGCGGTGTAGTGCTCGGCGCTTCGTTCATTCTGCTGGCTCTGGCCTACGATTTGAAAACCTCCCTGAGTTTTATGTCGGAGCGGGTCAATGGCCTGCTCAGCAACGTCGGTGCGCTGATTTTTGTCGGCATTGCCTTGCTTTGTGCCCTGCTTGGCGGACTGTTCCTCGATTATGCCGCCTTGGCGCGCCTGATTCCCATGGCCGCTGAAGAATGGCGTTCCTTCGGGATTTTTCTCGTTGAATTGGGAGTCGGCTTGGCGGTTATGAGCATTATGGCTTCACTGTTCTGGGACCTCGCCTCGGGCGGCGACATGGGGGAAGGGCTCTGATATGGATCAACTGCTGACGGAAATCGTCGATAAATACAATTATTGGCTCTACGTGGTGCTGATGATGATCGGCTTTTACGCCATGATCGGCAAACGCAATCTGGTTAAGAAGCTGTTGGGCATGAATATCTTTCAGACCGCTATTATTTTGTTTTATGTCTCTACCGGGGTTAAGCGCGGCGGCCAGATTCCCATTCTCGACAAGTATGCGGCGCTGAGTCACGGCGTTGATGCCAGCCAGATAATTAATCCCCTGCCCCATGTGCTGATGCTCACCGCTATTGTCGTTTCGGTGAGTGTTACCGGTGTGGCGCTGGCCATTCTGGTTCGTATCTATCGAGAATATGGCACTCTTGAGGAAGACGAAATTCTGGAGAAGATTCGCTCATGACCGCCACCAATCTACATCTCTACGTCATGGTGGCGCCGCTGCTGAGTGCCTTTGCCGTGAACCTGCTCGGTCGCCGCAATCGCACCTGGATCGGCCCGATCGCCGTCGGTGCTTTAAGTTTTTCCACCATAGGCGCTTTGCTGACCATGCAACGAGTTTGGCAGCATGGTGCTTATCGCTATACGGTTGGAAATTGGAAGCCTCCCTACGGCATTGAGCTGGTCATCGACCCCCTCAGCGCCTTAATGCTTTTGCTGGTCTCGACAGTGGCCCTCATTGCCACGGTCGGTGCTTTGAAAAGTGTCGAGCAGGAACTGCCGGGGCGGGACCACCTCTTCTTTACCCTTTATCTGATTCTGGTGGCCGGATTGCTTGGC
Protein-coding sequences here:
- a CDS encoding C2H2-type zinc finger protein, producing MSRFLVLAILVSAFVAFGSTGTLMAAPQAEDASILIKCSTCGVDFTSKSAAEQHVKSHPEHKITTATHPLIKCSTCGVDLTSHVSLKKHLQSNPDHQKGPLIKCSTCGVEFTSDEL
- a CDS encoding YifB family Mg chelatase-like AAA ATPase → MLAKVLSGALIGIDAYPVEVEVDIAQGLPQFATVGLAEGAVKESKDRVKSAIKNSGYDFPVRRITINLAPADIKKDGTAFDLPMAIGILAATGVIKNHRPRRFAFMGELSLDGLIKPVRGALPVAVAARQWGATALILPADNAREGAIAGDLPVYGVSDLGQLVDFLNGEGALEPCPMDRDDLFIQSSMHPVDFAEVRGQEHVKRALEVAASGGHNLLMVGPPGSGKTMLARRLPSILPALCFDEALVTTKIHSIVGLLPRQDALVCTRPFRSPHHSISDAGLIGGGTVPKPGEVSLAHNGVLFLDELPEFKKNVLEMLRQPLEDGVVTISRAASTLTYPSDFMLVAAMNPCPCGYLGDTLHECSCTPLMTRRYRNRLSGPLLDRIDLHIEVPRISHKELSASGEAEASETIRERVKQARLRQQQRFSTSSTVCNAAMTPRQMRRFCSLDEAGQKLMETVTDRLGFSARTYTRILKVVRTIADLAGEEQIHQSHLAEAIQYRSLDRKSS
- the trxB gene encoding thioredoxin-disulfide reductase, producing the protein MDDQLYDVIIIGGGPAGLTAGLYTSRAKLNTLLVEQMLVGGQVMTTTKVENYPGFPGGIDGPDLVGRFHEHCQEFGLQISNGEAQKLVDAGDHKVVTVDGKELRAKAVIITTGAEPRKLGIPGEEKLTGRGVSYCATCDGAFFREVPVAVVGGGDTAAEEALFLTRFASKVYLIHRRDQLRATKTLQERVLANDKIEVLWDTIPEEVLADQRGVNELRLANKKTGEKSSLAVEGVFFAIGVIPKARFLAEVLQLNNEGYIVTDEECRTSMPGVFAAGDVRSKILKQIATAVGDGAVAAIATEKYLDEI
- a CDS encoding carbon-nitrogen family hydrolase, with amino-acid sequence MNAGICASAIQFPIVAGDVDANLKQARIAIQRAHTHGAHLAVLPEMWSSGYDYKRLPTLADATPRIAAELSELSANLNMVIVGSMPEKDRGSLYNTAFIHDRGQEVGRYRKLHLFSPMKEDRFLASGDSTLVIATSAGRLGVAICYDLRFPEMFRKLALDGAEVVCLPAQWPSPRQLHWRTLIRARAIENQFFLVATNSCGQLGSLSFFGMSLIVSPRGEFLAEGGEEATEATALLDFADMNAYRKEIPAWHDRRPEIYGTLL
- a CDS encoding Na+/H+ antiporter subunit E; this translates as MATKIATFITMLLFWVMLSGMFDAFHFSLGMVSCLLVTLFSQELLFYGGKKRSWILGTLGAMLYFPWLFWQIILANLEVAYIVLHPKMLDRIDPHLVRFKTRLQRPIARVAFAQSITLTPGTITVDLHDDQFTVYALTRSAAESLPGEMERRVGKALDSAS
- a CDS encoding monovalent cation/H+ antiporter complex subunit F, which gives rise to MENLFLASGMIFMVLVALCLLRVVGGPTVLDRILGANVIGTKVTVLLLIIGVLYNKVEMFVDIAIAYALLNFITTLGAAKYFLHRKKAGLQEND
- the mnhG gene encoding monovalent cation/H(+) antiporter subunit G, encoding MHWIAGFLIVAGLFFFAVGVLGILRFPDFYTRLHAAGKCDSLAAVLIIAGVALYNLTDYSFANLLVSLKIMAIAVFVFVASPTATHAITKAALVIGVEPWSRKDRDQ
- a CDS encoding Na(+)/H(+) antiporter subunit B, which encodes MIWQLDQFALLLVVICAVAVITVRDLLSAAVIFGVYSFLMCLLWAKMGAVDVAFTEATVGAGISTVLFIAAIYRTTRRSKD
- the mbhE gene encoding hydrogen gas-evolving membrane-bound hydrogenase subunit E gives rise to the protein MKIFALLATLATGIVLLYGTGDFAPWGDPNSPANSHLSPVYIERAVEETHVPNLVTAILGDYRGYDTMFETVVIYCAGMAVVSVLRRSRS
- a CDS encoding Na(+)/H(+) antiporter subunit B, with translation MKQLQEQAGRNPEGDNLIIRTAVRLLVPFIQLYGLYVIVHGHYSPGGGFQGGVVLGASFILLALAYDLKTSLSFMSERVNGLLSNVGALIFVGIALLCALLGGLFLDYAALARLIPMAAEEWRSFGIFLVELGVGLAVMSIMASLFWDLASGGDMGEGL
- a CDS encoding cation:proton antiporter subunit C, which encodes MDQLLTEIVDKYNYWLYVVLMMIGFYAMIGKRNLVKKLLGMNIFQTAIILFYVSTGVKRGGQIPILDKYAALSHGVDASQIINPLPHVLMLTAIVVSVSVTGVALAILVRIYREYGTLEEDEILEKIRS